In the Candidatus Palauibacter polyketidifaciens genome, one interval contains:
- a CDS encoding Smr/MutS family protein, whose protein sequence is MDHALRVIEFDRVLAAIGERAVSEAGCAAVHALRPLADASSAVRSLAAVHELRRLIESGDGWALDTIAPLDGALRRLAIEDAPLEPPQLLACAQVMAVARAVRRLDARLDPDGLPAEHVSRLWGEAALEKRIARTFDATGAVADGASPELGRIRRALATRRGRLVDELTRYARELPERVRVPDASVTVRNGRYCIPVRREGKGIAGGLVHDASASRRTLFVEPSRAIEAMNEIRELELREAREVDRILRDLSSAARARASELAVSYTALVELDSLRARALFAGEMDASPPAFSEGPSEGIRIRGARHPLLVLDAGGAVPFDLDLSAGERVLLVSGPNAGGKTVFLKTLGLLSALAQSGVLPPLGDGSRIPFFRRFFAVIGDEQSIEASLSTFGAQARNLAEILHEAGDRDIVLFDEIGSATDPAEGGALAAASLRRLARQARLTVATTHLGDLKRLGDEKAAAVNASLEFDGTRLEPTYRLVRDRPGRSYALVIAARLGVPEDVLAAARDRLGPEHVSLDTLLARLETERSEVEDLRTQLERRAGETADRERDLASRETALADSERAAALEREAERLAVLREARKQVEAAISRLESEFATGDEVRRRESKRAARGEVERALRTSSRALRALGESEPPSVARAVRVGDAVRWNASDRPARLVEIRQDRGVIEVGELRLTVPLRDLTPHSAPETRSSGPARLHEAAGSAQRRPDFTAATEVDLRGLRVDEVEGMLNPAVDAAVVGDLPWLKIIHGKGTGALRERVGQLLAGDPRIRILRAGESNEGGTGVTVVEFE, encoded by the coding sequence GTGGATCACGCGCTCCGAGTCATCGAGTTCGACCGCGTGCTGGCGGCGATCGGCGAACGCGCCGTGTCGGAAGCGGGCTGCGCCGCGGTACACGCACTCCGGCCGCTTGCGGACGCGTCTTCCGCGGTCCGCTCGCTCGCGGCGGTGCACGAGCTTCGGCGGCTCATCGAGAGCGGAGATGGTTGGGCGCTGGACACGATCGCGCCGCTGGACGGGGCCCTCCGGCGGCTCGCGATCGAAGACGCGCCGCTGGAGCCGCCTCAGTTGCTTGCATGCGCGCAGGTCATGGCGGTCGCACGCGCCGTGCGGCGACTGGACGCGCGTCTCGATCCCGACGGCCTCCCCGCGGAGCATGTGAGCCGGTTGTGGGGTGAGGCGGCCCTCGAGAAACGGATTGCGCGCACCTTCGACGCGACGGGAGCGGTCGCGGATGGGGCCTCTCCGGAACTTGGGCGCATCCGTCGCGCGCTCGCGACGCGACGTGGCCGGCTCGTCGACGAGCTTACGCGCTACGCCCGCGAGCTTCCGGAGCGCGTTCGCGTGCCCGACGCCTCGGTCACCGTCCGAAACGGCCGCTACTGCATCCCGGTACGCCGCGAGGGGAAGGGAATCGCGGGCGGTCTCGTGCACGACGCTTCCGCCAGCCGCCGGACCCTGTTTGTCGAGCCATCGCGCGCGATCGAGGCGATGAACGAGATCCGCGAGCTGGAACTCCGCGAGGCCCGCGAGGTGGACCGGATTCTGCGCGACCTGTCCTCTGCCGCGCGCGCTCGCGCGTCGGAACTCGCCGTCTCGTACACCGCCCTAGTAGAACTGGACTCGCTTCGCGCCCGCGCGCTCTTTGCGGGCGAGATGGACGCATCGCCCCCGGCCTTCAGCGAGGGGCCTTCGGAGGGGATCCGCATCCGCGGCGCCCGTCATCCTCTCCTCGTCCTCGATGCCGGCGGAGCGGTCCCGTTCGACCTCGATCTCTCGGCGGGCGAGCGCGTCCTCCTCGTTTCGGGCCCGAACGCGGGGGGGAAGACGGTGTTTCTCAAGACGCTCGGCCTGCTGTCCGCGCTCGCGCAGAGCGGGGTCCTGCCGCCGCTCGGCGACGGGAGCCGGATCCCCTTCTTCCGTCGCTTCTTCGCGGTCATCGGGGACGAACAGTCGATCGAGGCTTCGCTCTCCACCTTCGGTGCGCAGGCGCGCAACCTGGCCGAGATCCTGCACGAGGCCGGCGACCGGGACATCGTCCTCTTCGACGAGATCGGCAGCGCCACGGACCCGGCCGAGGGGGGCGCGCTTGCGGCGGCATCGTTGCGGCGGCTGGCTCGACAGGCACGTCTCACGGTCGCCACGACGCACCTCGGCGACCTCAAGCGCCTCGGCGACGAGAAGGCCGCTGCCGTGAACGCCTCGCTGGAATTCGATGGAACACGGCTCGAACCGACGTACCGTCTCGTAAGGGACCGGCCCGGACGCAGTTACGCGCTGGTGATCGCGGCGCGGCTGGGCGTCCCCGAAGACGTACTCGCCGCTGCGCGCGACCGGCTCGGACCCGAGCACGTGTCGCTGGACACGCTCCTCGCCCGGCTCGAGACCGAACGGAGCGAGGTCGAAGACCTTCGTACGCAGCTTGAGCGCCGGGCCGGAGAGACGGCCGACCGTGAACGCGATCTCGCGTCCCGGGAGACTGCCCTGGCCGACTCGGAGCGCGCCGCCGCTCTTGAACGGGAGGCGGAGCGGCTTGCGGTTCTTCGCGAGGCGCGAAAGCAGGTGGAAGCGGCGATCTCACGCCTCGAGTCCGAATTCGCCACGGGGGATGAGGTGCGCCGCCGGGAGTCGAAGCGGGCCGCGCGGGGGGAGGTGGAGCGGGCGCTCCGGACGTCTTCCCGCGCTCTTCGTGCCCTGGGCGAGTCCGAGCCTCCATCGGTGGCGCGAGCGGTGCGAGTCGGCGATGCCGTGCGGTGGAACGCGTCCGACCGGCCGGCGCGCCTCGTTGAAATCCGGCAGGATCGCGGCGTCATCGAGGTCGGTGAACTGCGGCTGACGGTACCGCTGCGGGACCTGACTCCCCATTCTGCACCGGAGACCCGTTCGTCCGGCCCGGCCCGGCTGCACGAAGCCGCGGGCTCCGCGCAGCGCCGACCGGATTTCACCGCCGCCACGGAGGTCGACCTGAGGGGCCTGCGCGTCGACGAGGTCGAGGGAATGCTCAACCCGGCCGTCGATGCGGCGGTGGTCGGCGATCTCCCGTGGCTAAAAATCATTCACGGCAAGGGAACGGGCGCGCTGAGGGAGCGGGTCGGGCAGCTGCTCGCCGGGGATCCCCGGATCCGGATCCTCAGGGCCGGCGAATCGAACGAAGGGGGAACAGGCGTCACGGTCGTGGAGTTCGAGTGA
- a CDS encoding histidine triad nucleotide-binding protein translates to MTDCVFCGIASGAIPADVVAETSDWVAFRDLEPQAPVHVLVIPRAHVSSLSALSDGPLGTQLLLACAAVAGSEGLEDGYRVVTNVGEDGGQAVPHLHFHVLGARRMGWPPG, encoded by the coding sequence ATGACGGACTGCGTGTTCTGCGGCATTGCTTCGGGGGCGATCCCGGCGGACGTGGTTGCCGAGACGAGCGACTGGGTGGCGTTCCGGGATCTCGAACCCCAGGCGCCGGTGCATGTGCTCGTCATTCCGCGGGCGCACGTGTCGAGCCTCTCGGCTCTGTCGGACGGGCCGCTCGGAACGCAACTCCTTCTCGCGTGCGCAGCCGTCGCCGGCTCGGAGGGGCTGGAGGACGGATACCGCGTTGTCACGAATGTCGGCGAAGACGGTGGCCAGGCCGTGCCTCACCTGCACTTCCACGTGCTGGGTGCCCGCCGCATGGGTTGGCCGCCGGGGTAG
- a CDS encoding RsmE family RNA methyltransferase gives MSDPTFFADGLAGLAVGARAELASDEVGHLRAARIRPGCRLQVIDGAGRRWEAELVTLDRRGASCRLLAPRPPVPALPLHLWAPVANRDRSLWLVEKVVELGAATITWIEWERSRSVADAGRAEGFLRRAEARARAALKQSGRGWLTRLEGPVEPREAFRRHGGDGWLADAEGRQGLRGAIPRGSEGGGAGRPLTVAVGPEGGLTGPERRRCLEAGFRLVSLNSATLRFETAAVVVVAAAAALLADDENEADDERST, from the coding sequence CAACGTTCTTCGCCGACGGTCTTGCGGGCCTGGCGGTCGGCGCGCGGGCCGAACTCGCGAGCGACGAGGTGGGCCATCTCCGCGCCGCCCGGATTCGCCCCGGCTGCCGTCTCCAGGTCATCGACGGCGCCGGACGCCGCTGGGAGGCGGAACTCGTTACACTGGACCGGCGCGGCGCAAGCTGCCGGCTGCTCGCCCCGCGCCCGCCTGTACCCGCACTCCCGCTTCACCTCTGGGCTCCCGTGGCGAATCGCGATCGCTCCCTCTGGCTCGTGGAGAAGGTCGTGGAACTCGGCGCCGCCACGATCACGTGGATCGAGTGGGAGCGGTCGCGCTCCGTGGCCGATGCCGGCCGCGCCGAGGGCTTTCTGCGGCGGGCGGAGGCCCGCGCGAGGGCTGCGCTGAAGCAATCGGGCCGAGGTTGGCTCACTCGGCTGGAAGGCCCCGTGGAACCCCGGGAGGCCTTCCGGCGCCATGGGGGGGACGGGTGGCTCGCGGACGCGGAGGGGCGGCAAGGGCTCCGTGGCGCGATCCCCCGTGGCTCGGAGGGCGGAGGTGCCGGACGCCCGTTGACCGTCGCGGTCGGGCCGGAGGGCGGCCTGACGGGTCCCGAGCGGCGTCGCTGCCTGGAAGCGGGCTTCAGGCTCGTTTCCCTGAACTCGGCGACACTGAGGTTCGAAACGGCGGCAGTGGTCGTCGTCGCCGCGGCCGCGGCCCTTCTGGCGGACGACGAAAACGAGGCGGACGACGAGAGGTCGACATGA